A single window of Hylaeus volcanicus isolate JK05 chromosome 8, UHH_iyHylVolc1.0_haploid, whole genome shotgun sequence DNA harbors:
- the LOC128880774 gene encoding uncharacterized protein LOC128880774 has translation MIIVLFHVLYLLGKFVYQKYGVKNQKAMDDDAVIDSKKQLEISDRVYRMIDPEAPQDDEKENNIRFFPPAYVQRYTAVSDILASPKYQGKLRKVVDFGCSELGFLVYLKNISGIEEILCVDTDRSLLETYKDKSAPLISEYLHTRTTPLTVEICEGSVTHNDKKLEKTDAVICIELIEHLYPDTLNELPQNIFGFIKPKLAIITTPNADFNVLFPNFSGFRHHDHKFEWTRQQFQDWAENITSKWPDYVVTFDGICKGPEGTEHLGACTQMAVFHRLTEKDNCNLGVEGLFKTVAVHEYPFRVDIRSDEQKILDEATYYIRHLSFQDISMEEEVPLKKLWEMLSSFHISIDVLRTILEEADWSVVNREFGPVVIVPPRSTFSDYSAVEEQLWSNDYSASDEVDDWNREPGPPMNSTRFMEENHSLEQWNSDNWDEDPSIVIPQNASIVEENTYLFDGENMLLDHISDTTKDFEILEKYVKSKKEPLDEESSLSNNVDHMSMEDKNDSIEHNVSFNMNFGDTKDSSLIHASSAQDSTVSNTAQTLNRMLDFQEYMSTSTSPEPYLLQTVKMGHHLKDDSMCNQSMSGDWMLNNSLEQSDASRDAISHANYNKGKKLLPKNDFDDSGSLCSIYLNTSYRESGDSNPKNVNSDTNASMRCATTDRMQSIQEAGNASKEGQLYLNSSMSFTSSATIDSQPQFTSSPKIDTKVNTTSKKRKSLDRNGQKNGSDSLKTLKQLQLTKLSSNNSLENSNVSSLRSDTDLSVYTTPINSYSEENVEMLESGNDMVDHCNDSTLTDSDASTLISSFSNDSQTSKQLHAVGPISRDESLMFSAIKQNEIAALKLSTTQSINCDMRLQPEANFKFIPGENDSKTETKPKPEDIRESIDDTRTSCNHAKDVSNLKRILLVPRAYDEDARSVQSTSVLKNEEQAECSVEYRESKYKNMSLTAIEVVESIEGKPFSPESVETPPNSWSPEVMDSGYPNSASAQDMTPEYDLSSIAQDHVSDSEPPSIAEAPRLGVPEVIQVENGDLANNNRDGEGNNMMAVRLNNLEDLQPLIDVLENDLENENDIYARENDFPVWLLRILDMANPIDVEMQIRDRREVRFPDGIQGGDAYAHVEHDEGFDSSSEEGDIDLETNETGDEDNSDVNENATMHSENASHSDSGSDRWATGDT, from the exons ATGATCATCGTGCTGTTCCACGTGCTTTATCTTCTCGGGAAATTCGTTTATCAGAAATACGGGGTCAAAAATCAAAAGGCCATGGACGATGATGCAGTGATTGATTCGAAGAAACAATTGGAAATCTCTGATAGGGTTTATAGAATGATAGATCCTGAGGCCCCGCAGgacgatgaaaaagaaaataatataagattCTTCCCTCCGGCTTATGTACAAAGATACACTGCCGTGAGCGACATTCTAGCTAGTCCCAAATATCAAGGAAAATTACGCAAG GTAGTTGATTTCGGATGCTCGGAACTTGGCTTTCTGGTTTATCTAAAGAATATAAGTGGTATAGAGGAAATATTATGCGTAGATACAGACAGATCCCTACTAGAAACTTACAAAGATAAGAGTGCTCCATTGATTTCTGAATATTTACATACCAGGACAACACCCCTTACAGTAGAAATATGCGAGGGTAGTGTTACTCACAATgacaaaaaattagaaaagacGGATGCTGTGATTTGTATAGAATT GATCGAGCATTTGTATCCAGATACATTGAACGAACTtccacaaaatatttttggctTCATCAAGCCAAAATTAGCAATTATAACAACACCAAATGCAGACTTCAATGTAttgtttccaaacttttctGGATTCAGGCATCATGATCATAAGTTTGAGTGGACTAGACAACAGTTTCAAGActg GGCAGAAAATATCACGTCGAAATGGCCAGATTACGTAGTAACGTTCGATGGTATTTGTAAAGGACCAGAGGGCACAGAGCATTTAGGAGCTTGTACTCAAATGGCGGTATTTCATCGCCTTACCGAAAAAGATAATTGTAATTTGGGCGTTGAAGGTTTATTTAAAACTGTCGCCGTACATGAATATCCATTTCGCGTAGACATTCGTTCCGATGAACAAAAGATCCTCGACGAAGCAACGTATTACATCCGACACCTATCGTTTCAAGATATCAGTATGGAGGAAGAAGTGCCATTGAAAAAGTTATGGGAAATGCTGAGCTCGTTTCACATTTCGATAGATGTATTAAGAACAATTTTAGAAGAAGCCGATTGGTCGGTTGTAAACCGTGAATTTGGACCAGTTGTAATAGTGCCTCCTCGTTCTACATTCTCCGATTACAGTGCCGTGGAAGAACAACTTTGGTCTAACGATTATTCTGCCTCGGACGAAGTGGATGATTGGAACAGAGAACCTGGACCACCCATGAACTCTACTAGATTTATGGAAGAAAACCACTCTTTAGAACAGTGGAATAGCGATAACTGGGACGAAGACCCAAGTATCGTTATCCCGCAAAACGCTTCTATCGTGGAAGAGAATACGTATCTTTTCGACGGAGAAAACATGTTACTGGATCATATCTCTGATACGACGAaagatttcgaaattttagaaaaatacgtGAAAAGTAAGAAAGAACCGCTCGATGAAGAATCCTCACTTTCGAATAACGTTGATCACATGAGCATGGAAGACAAGAACGATTCGATTGAGCATAACGTTTCGTTTAACATGAATTTCGGAGACACAAAGGATTCGTCTTTGATACACGCTTCAAGTGCACAAGACAGCACAGTGTCAAACACCGCACAAACACTCAATCGTATGTTAGATTTTCAGGAATACATGTCTACGTCTACTTCACCCGAACCATACCTTTTGCAAACTGTTAAAATGGGCCATCATTTAAAGGACGATAGTATGTGTAATCAAAGCATGAGCGGTGACTGGATGTTAAACAATTCGCTCGAGCAGTCAGATGCATCGAGAGATGCGATCTCGCATGCGAATTACAATAAAGGTAAGAAGTTATTACCAAAGAACGACTTTGATGATTCTGGTAGCTTATGTagcatatatttaaatacgtcGTATAGAGAAAGCGGAGATTCCAATCCTAAGAATGTAAATAGCGACACAAACGCGAGCATGAGGTGTGCTACTACGGATCGAATGCAAAGTATTCAGGAAGCTGGTAATGCTTCCAAAGAAGGTCAATTATATTTGAACAGCAGCATGTCTTTTACTAGTAGCGCTACGATAGATAGTCAGCCGCAATTCACGAGTTCTCCGAAAATCGACACAAAGGTAAATACCACAAGTAAAAAGCGAAAGTCTCTCGATCGTAACGGGCAAAAAAACGGTAGCGATTCGTTAAAAACGTTAAAGCAACTTCAATTAACAAAACTTAGTAGCAATAATTCGTTAGAGAATAGTAACGTATCGTCTTTGCGAAGTGACACCGATCTCAGTGTATATACTACGCCAATCAATAGTTATAGCGAAGAGAATGTGGAAATGTTAGAAAGTGGGAACGATATGGTGGATCATTGTAACGATAGTACGCTTACCGATAGCGATGCGTCGACGCTAATATCTTCGTTCAGCAATGATAGTCAAACGTCGAAACAATTGCACGCAGTAGGCCCCATAAGCAGAGACGAGAGCTTGATGTTTAGCGCAATCAAACAAAACGAGATTGCCGCACTAAAGCTGAGCACTACGCAGTCGATAAATTGTGATATGAGATTACAACCAGAAGCTAACTTTAAATTCATACCTGGGGAAAACGATAGCAAGACTGAAACGAAACCTAAACCGGAAGATATTCGTGAGTCTATAGACGATACCAGAACTTCTTGCAACCATGCCAAAGATGTTAGCAACCTAAAACGTATACTCCTTGTACCTAGAGCTTACGACGAAGATGCACGGAGTGTGCAGTCCACTTCAGTATTAAAAAACGAGGAACAAGCCGAATGTAGCGTTGAATATCGCGAatctaaatacaaaaatatgagtCTTACTGCTATAGAAGTAGTAGAAAGCATCGAGGGGAAACCTTTTTCACCGGAAAGCGTAGAAACGCCACCGAACAGTTGGTCCCCGGAGGTGATGGATTCAGGATACCCAAACTCTGCTTCTGCCCAAGATATGACGCCAGAATACGACCTGTCGAGCATAGCTCAGGATCACGTATCCGATTCAGAACCACCGAGTATAGCGGAGGCGCCGAGACTCGGAGTTCCTGAGGTGATCCAAGTTGAAAATGGCGATTTAGCGAACAATAACAGAGATGGGGAGGGTAACAACATGATGGCCGTACGGTTGAACAACCTCGAGGATCTGCAACCGTTGATCGATGTCCTCGAGAACGACCTAGAAAATGAGAACGACATTTACGCGCGAGAGAATGACTTTCCTGTATGGTTGCTGAGGATCCTCGACATGGCCAACCCTATCGATGTCGAAATGCAAATTAGGGATCGCAGAGAAGTGAGGTTTCCAGACGGGATACAGG GAGGCGATGCGTACGCGCACGTAGAGCACGACGAAGGCTTCGACAGTAGTTCAGAAGAAGGAGACATCGATTTAGAGACCAATGAGACAGGAGACGAGGACAACAGCGACGTGAACGAAAACGCGACGATGCATAGCGAGAATGCTTCTCACAGTGATAGCGGAAGCGATCGGTGGGCTACAGGTGACACGTGA
- the LOC128880775 gene encoding rab GTPase-activating protein 1-like has protein sequence MNSNIVMEDSMSVKSMESVATSDEYEFVNDRGNGKQQQAVLELPMLKIANNGNLEDLQNNLREVLSEDSKMESNDYKIVSTVQQNPPKTKKVGHSTFYNVSSCMVASEKQDIMKPEDFIDEAHVQQECTIFNGVTYLGSATINAPKSECEIQRNMNILNAEQSLNLGIKVSVSVPSSSQGSVVLYDAATQQPIAHYEVQRILFYARGESTGACAACFAFTWSHGDTLESAIYQCHVFRCDIPEAVGQVSACFSKAFHRIPRSMTSSLTSSDFNGFNIGSEKTNSRVFIFEVTMEIKEEDGKGSFATVPKDRNCFKLRSNVAKQVCLSIQQVSSKEGGITLEVERCFGVLVSPGRNVKHSDMRLLEMQINTGPLVQDKQCYVMCGHWDPADPALETLNVETPREGKIFITVAVDLVIHGIREPVRFIIETSVKVYPQNERFWYFNKRSLVQQFYLNSKEIISGDGVEVHYEVQSIETSGELDRNRLNLALNLASLIRSPSLTSIDTLTPKEEIDSDGDEPMLSGTGEVSKDCSADELANWAEVLDSWQVNDQRPKLLIKLAKEGIPEALRGEVWQRLSNCDNSQEMMDKYRTLITKESSCESVILRDINRTFPAHDFFKETGGLGQDSLYRISKAYAVYDEEVGYCQGLSFLVASLLLHMPEEQAFCVLVKLMYDYGLRDLYKDRFDNLHMRFYQLNRLLEDQLPELYKHFCDRGVETHMFAAQWFLTLFTARFPLYLVFHILDVFLLQGLDTLFQVALALLMLCKKELLHLDFESILKYFRVHLPKRCRNEEVSRYVMKLACSVKLKKLKKYEAEFMTLKEAQENADEYSNEVEQLRGTVARNEEEKQRLEAELAQVKEMLQREVARGDAESRRSNVIITEYKQICQRLEDDYNAAKATLSELRSKVSKCDKCKSYIVDSSNILADISHPLENRIDPMLHRVQERVRELELELAQTKLAHVEAECRNQDLTHQLHATASELQAARNSWPWLSKTLSSIKEAANKREGMTPSLMKDLRRDSAPVGEMHHLIHSRSRETRDNLKEVV, from the exons ATGAATTCGA ACATAGTTATGGAGGATAGTATGAGTGTTAAGTCAATGGAATCAGTGGCGACAAGCGACGAATATGAGTTTGTAAATGACAGAGGCAATGGGAAACAGCAACAAGCTGTACTTGAACTACCAATGTTGAAGATTGCTAATAACGGTAATCTGGAAGATCTCCAAAATAATCTACGCGAG GTGTTATCAGAAGACTCAAAAATGGAAAGTaacgattataaaattgtaagcACCGTACAACAAAATCCACCAAAGACAAAAAAAGTAGGGCACAGTACATTTTACAATGTAAGCTCTTGCATGGTTGCTTCGGAAAAACAAGACATTATGAAACCAGAAGATTTTATCGACGAAG cTCACGTCCAACAAGAATGTACTATTTTCAATGGTGTGACTTACTTGGGGTCAGCAACAATAAACGCACCAAAGTCGGAGTGTGAAATACAACGCAACATGAATATACTAAATGCAGAACAGTCTCTTAATTTAGGAATTAAAGTATCTGTTTCTGTGCCCAGTAGTTCTCAAGGTTCCGTTGT TTTATATGATGCTGCTACGCAACAACCAATTGCGCATTACGAGGTGCAACGAATCTTGTTTTATGCACGTGGCGAAAGTACTGGAGCGTGCGCAGCTTGTTTTGCTTTCACATGGTCTCATGGGGACACATTGGAGTCTGCCATTTATCAGTGTCATGTTTTTCGATGTGACATACCAGAAGCA GTGGGACAAGTCTCTGCTTGTTTTTCCAAGGCATTTCACAGAATACCACGGTCGATGACTAGTTCTTTAACAAGCAGTGATTTCAATGGTTTTAACATTGGAAGCGAAAAAACGAATTctcgtgtatttatttttgaagtaaCAATGGAAATAAAGGAAGAAGATGGAAAGGGGAGCTTCGCCACAGTTCCTAAAGACAGAAACTGCTTCAAACTTCGAAGTAATGTAGCTAAGCAAGTGTGTTTAAGTATTCAACAAGTATCCAGTAAAGAAGGAGGAATTACACTCGAAGTTGAAAGGTGTTTTGGTGTTCTCGTTAGTCCCGGTCGCAATGTTAAACATAGCGATATGAGATTACTTGAAAtg CAAATTAATACTGGTCCGTTAGTACAAGACAAACAATGCTACGTTATGTGTGGGCATTGGGACCCTGCAGATCCAGCTTTGGAAACTCTTAACGTAGAAACTCCTAGGGAAGGAAAGATCTTTATAACAGTTGCCGTTGATTTAGTTATACATGGTATTCGGGAACCTGTGAGGTTTATAATAGAGACGTCGGTTAAAGTGTATCCGCAGAATGAAAGATTCTGGTACTTTAATAAACGAAGCCTTGTTCAACAATTCTATCTTAATTCAAAAGAA ATAATATCTGGAGACGGGGTAGAAGTTCACTATGAAGTACAAAGTATAGAAACGTCAGGAGAATTAGACAGAAACAGATTAAATCTTGCTTTGAATTTAGCATCACTGATTCGGTCACCTTCTTTAACTAGCATCGACACTCTTACACCCAAAGAAGAAATAGATTCAg ATGGAGATGAACCAATGTTAAGTGGTACAGGTGAAGTGTCAAAGGATTGTTCCGCGGATGAACTAGCCAATTGGGCAGAAGTTCTGGATAGTTGGCAAGTTAACGATCAACGTCCAAAGCTTCTTATAAAACTTGCGAAAGAAGGCATTCCGGAAGCTCTACGTGGCGAAGTATGGCAACGTTTAAGTAATTGCGATAATTCACAAGAAATGATGGATAAATATAGAACTTTAATTACTAAG GAAAGCAGTTGCGAAAGTGTTATTTTAAGAGACATTAATAGAACATTTCCTGCCCATGactttttcaaagaaacagGCGGTTTAGGACAAGATTCTTTGTACAGAATAAGTAAAGCATACGCAGTGTATGACGAAGAAGTCGGATATTGCCAGGGACTTAGTTTTTTAGTTGCTAGTCTACTGCTTCAC ATGCCAGAGGAACAAGCTTTCTGTGTCTTGGTTAAACTAATGTACGACTATGGTCTAAGAGATTTGTATAAGGATAGATTCGACAATCTCCATATGCGATTTTATCAGCTTAATAGATTATTAGAG GATCAGTTGCCAGAACTTTACAAACACTTCTGTGACCGTGGGGTAGAAACACATATGTTTGCTGCACAATGgtttttaactttatttacagCCAGATTTCCACTTTATCTTGTTTTCCACATTCTGGACGTATTCCTTTTGCAAGGACTCGATACACTGTTTCAAGTCGCTCTTGCGTTGTTAATG TTGTGCAAAAAGGAACTGCTTCATTTGGATTTCGAGAGTATACTGAAATACTTTCGGGTACATTTGCCGAAACGTTGTCGCAACGAAGAAGTATCGCGCTACGTTATGAAGTTAGCCTGCTCGGTTAAGTTAAAGAAACTGAAGAAATACGAAGCAGAATTTATGACGTTAAAAG AGGCGCAAGAAAACGCGGATGAGTACAGTAACGAGGTGGAGCAACTAAGGGGCACGGTGGCAAGAAACGAGGAAGAGAAACAGAGATTAGAAGCAGAGCTTGCTCAAGTTAAAGAGATGCTTCAACGAGAAGTAGCGAGAGGCGACGCAGAAAGTCGACGCAGCAACGTCATTATTACCGAATACAAACAG ATCTGTCAACGTCTGGAGGATGACTACAATGCTGCGAAAGCGACGCTCAGCGAATTACGG TCCAAGGTGTCAAAGTGCGATAAATGTAAGAGTTACATAGTGGACTCGTCCAACATATTGGCAGACATTTCGCATCCCCTGGAGAACCGGATAGATCCTATGCTGCACAGAGTGCAGGAGAGAGTACGCGAATTAGAATTAGAGTTGGCTCAAACGAAACTAGCTCACGTCGAGGCCGAATGCAGAAATCAA GATTTGACGCATCAATTGCACGCAACCGCTTCCGAGCTGCAAGCAGCGAGAAACAGTTGGCCGTGGCTCAGCAAAACGCTGTCGAGCATAAAAGAAGCGGCAAACAAGAGAGAAGGGATGACGCCATCCTTGATGAAGGATCTAAGACGAGACAGCGCGCCCGTGGGTGAAATGCATCACTTGATACATTCCCGCAGTCGCGAGACCCGCGACAATCTCAAAGAAGTTGTGTGA